In one Silene latifolia isolate original U9 population chromosome 10, ASM4854445v1, whole genome shotgun sequence genomic region, the following are encoded:
- the LOC141607058 gene encoding uncharacterized protein LOC141607058 — MAKFLRSNVFLRSSSTLKMHPFNSRDTVRYPLTIKCLPQNTNSAGSPSKVGSSTKHQLRGQPAVNVAADDTNNYNPADLRLDNMPKHVAIMLDGNRRWLKARDKPLSYEPFFEANLVFVDLCIKWGIPTASSLVYTLKNLERGQEANDIMFGQLEIFLEQNRRQFIRKGIQLKVIGERTLLPQTVQWKIAEVEEATRECTNLEFMLAVCYAGTRDIVQATKSICEKVKNGVIETKAIDEALLESELWTGGSRAPPVDLLIRTSGRLRVSDYLMWQMAQAELYFSNVYAPEFDEVEFAHAIHSFQLRERTFGK; from the exons ATGGCTAAGTTCCTCCGGAGCAACGTTTTTTTACGTTCTTCATCTACTCTCAAAATGCATCCATTCAACTCCCGTGATACTGTTAGATATCCTTTGACAATAAAGTGTCTCCCACAAAACACCAACTCCGCGGGCAGCCCGTCTAAAGTTGGTTCTTCAACAAAGCACCAACTCCGCGGGCAGCCCGCAGTAAATGTAGCGGCCGACGACACCAATAACTACAACCCAGCCGATCTCCGACTAGACAACATGCCGAAACACGTAGCAATAATGTTGGATGGAAACAGAAGGTGGCTGAAGGCACGTGACAAACCCTTAAGCTATGAGCCCTTCTTTGAAGCCAATCTTGTATTTGTTGACCTTTGTATCAAATGGGGGATTCCTACTGCCAGTTCCTTGGTCTATACTCTTAAAAACTTGGAACGAGGCCAA GAAGCAAATGATATCATGTTTGGGCAACTCGAAATTTTCTTAGAACAAAATAGACGACAATTTATCAG AAAAGGAATACAACTGAAGGTGATTGGAGAAAGGACGTTGTTGCCACAAACAGTGCAATGGAAGATAGCAGAAGTGGAAGAGGCAACAAGAGAATGTACAAATTTAGAGTTTATGTTAGCCGTATGCTACGCAGGAACAAGAGATATAGTACAAGCAACGAAGAGTATATGTGAAAAGGTCAAAAATGGGGTGATCGAGACCAAAGCCATAGACGAAGCGCTACTAGAAAGCGAGCTTTGGACGGGAGGTTCCCGTGCTCCACCAGTTGATCTACTAATTCGTACAAGTGGTCGGCTTCGAGTCAGCGACTACTTAATGTGGCAAATGGCACAAGCGGAGCTCTACTTCTCCAACGTTTACGCACCTGAGTTTGATGAGGTTGAGTTTGCTCACGCCATACACTCATTTCAGCTTAGGGAAAGAACCTTCGGCAAGTGA